One Phocaeicola dorei genomic region harbors:
- a CDS encoding glycosyltransferase family 4 protein encodes MKIAIEAQRIFRKEKHGMDYVALETIRELQKIDKQNEYFILVSPGDDICLQESANVHIVTVNWPSYPLWEQIGLPLALRKIKPDLLHCTSNTAPVYGNIPLVLTLHDIIFLEKKQGKNQSMYQRLGRFYRRIIVPQILTRCKRIITVSHFECNRISHFLHIDRQLLVAVHNGYSQHFIPIRNAQATTARYIKKHPYLFFLGNTDPKKNTARVLQAYGIYLKKSRQPLPLLIADLKEEIIDEYLNRQGLQEIKKMLYHPGYIPNTELPAVYSGASVFIYTSLRESFGIPILEAMACGTPVITSTTSAMPEITGPEGILVNPFDPEEIASALLHLEENAEFYESQTAYGLERVRRFSWENTAREILKIYKEILA; translated from the coding sequence ATGAAAATAGCAATAGAAGCCCAACGCATCTTCAGAAAAGAAAAGCATGGCATGGACTATGTAGCTCTGGAAACCATCCGGGAACTGCAAAAGATAGACAAACAAAACGAATACTTCATACTGGTCAGCCCGGGAGATGATATTTGTTTGCAGGAATCCGCCAACGTGCATATCGTGACCGTCAACTGGCCGTCCTATCCGCTTTGGGAACAGATAGGACTGCCGTTGGCTTTGAGAAAAATCAAACCCGACCTGCTGCACTGCACAAGTAACACTGCCCCTGTGTATGGAAACATTCCACTGGTGCTTACACTGCACGACATTATCTTTCTAGAAAAAAAACAAGGCAAGAACCAGTCCATGTACCAAAGACTGGGACGTTTCTACCGAAGAATCATTGTTCCCCAAATTCTTACTAGATGCAAAAGAATCATTACCGTTTCTCATTTTGAATGCAACCGCATCAGTCATTTCCTGCACATTGACAGACAACTGCTTGTCGCCGTACACAACGGCTATTCACAACATTTCATACCCATACGGAACGCACAAGCCACCACTGCCCGATACATAAAGAAACATCCTTACCTGTTCTTTTTAGGAAATACCGATCCCAAGAAGAATACGGCAAGGGTATTGCAGGCATACGGTATTTATTTAAAAAAATCCCGTCAGCCCCTTCCCTTGCTTATCGCCGACCTGAAAGAAGAGATCATAGACGAATATCTGAACCGGCAAGGATTACAAGAAATAAAAAAAATGCTGTATCATCCCGGATACATTCCAAACACAGAACTACCCGCTGTTTATAGTGGAGCATCCGTCTTTATATACACGTCTTTACGCGAAAGTTTCGGCATCCCCATTCTGGAGGCGATGGCCTGCGGAACTCCCGTCATCACCTCAACCACTTCCGCCATGCCCGAAATCACAGGACCGGAGGGTATTCTAGTCAATCCGTTCGACCCGGAGGAAATTGCTTCCGCCCTCCTTCATTTAGAAGAAAATGCGGAATTCTATGAGTCACAAACTGCATATGGATTAGAAAGAGTCCGTCGGTTCTCATGGGAGAACACAGCCAGAGAAATATTGAAAATATATAAAGAAATACTAGCAT
- a CDS encoding glycosyltransferase family 2 protein: MKWYADYLSIYDKPFTQAPQAVINQVKDKIRQLATHAPLVSVVAIAHNEEKRILSCLWSLCENQHNYPVEILVINNHSTDHTEEVLKELGVTYFNEYRKGPGFARQCGLNHARGKYHLCIDADTLYPPQYISTMIKVLQDKEVAGAYALWSFLPNEHHLGLFFYETLRDLYLKIQNLNRPELNVRGMAFAFHTETARKEGFRTDILRGEDGSLALALKKYGKLKFVTARKARVLTGYGTVSADGSLFSSFKKRAIKGLRSFTALFYSKNNYEDEDSNLIK, from the coding sequence ATGAAGTGGTACGCTGACTATTTATCCATCTATGACAAGCCTTTCACCCAAGCCCCACAAGCGGTTATCAACCAAGTGAAAGACAAGATCCGGCAGCTTGCAACTCATGCTCCGCTGGTTTCGGTGGTCGCCATCGCCCATAATGAAGAAAAGAGGATATTGAGCTGCCTGTGGTCTTTATGTGAAAACCAACATAACTATCCTGTAGAAATACTAGTCATCAATAATCATTCTACCGACCACACCGAAGAGGTACTAAAAGAATTAGGAGTCACCTACTTCAATGAATACCGGAAAGGTCCCGGTTTTGCCCGGCAATGCGGACTGAACCATGCCCGGGGGAAGTATCATCTCTGCATAGATGCCGACACCCTTTATCCGCCCCAGTACATCAGTACCATGATAAAGGTCTTACAGGACAAAGAAGTGGCAGGTGCATACGCCCTGTGGAGTTTTCTTCCTAATGAACATCATTTAGGACTTTTCTTCTATGAAACACTGCGTGACCTCTATTTGAAAATACAAAATCTGAACAGACCGGAACTCAATGTACGTGGAATGGCTTTTGCCTTCCACACGGAAACAGCCCGGAAAGAAGGATTCCGGACAGACATACTCCGCGGAGAAGACGGCTCCCTGGCACTGGCATTGAAAAAATACGGAAAATTAAAATTCGTCACCGCCCGCAAAGCCCGTGTCCTTACCGGCTATGGTACTGTCTCGGCCGACGGATCCCTGTTTAGCAGTTTCAAAAAACGAGCCATAAAAGGTTTAAGAAGCTTCACGGCTCTTTTCTATAGCAAAAACAATTACGAGGACGAAGATTCTAACCTGATAAAGTAA